The nucleotide window AAACTAAACAGTCCGCCGAGCTTGGTGATGGATTTTATTGGGTAAGCATCGAGAATTAGATCGACAGTCACGGCGTTATATAAATTAACCCAGTAGGCATACTGTTCCGCTTTTGAATAGTCGAGTGGATTCAACTGTTCTAGTCTCTTGATGTACTGCTTGAGCTTTGCCTTATCTGCAGCGCTAACCGCTTGATAGCGAACTAGGGTGTTTTGCCCTTGTTTAATTAAGTAGCTATCGATAAATTGCTGCCAGTCTTGATGAGATACCTGTTCTTGATTGGTTTCATTACTTTGGTTCCAGTATGGCCAAAGATCAGATTTAGGCGCAGACCAAGCTAAGGTTGAGAAAAGTAGGCTGACAATAAAAAGTAGTTGTTTCATGGCATTCTCCTGATGACTGACTACTAAGACCTTATGCTTTACGATTTTCTTTCATAGCTCTTCAGTTAAATAGCGGAACTGCTCTAAATAAAGGGCTGAGCTTAATAAGCACATTAAGTTAAGCTAAAAGCTCAGCCAAATAAAAAAGGTTGGCACTAGGCCAACCTTTTATATGTACACAAAACTGTGTGATGCTATTTCAGGAAGCTAGGAATCTTAGCTTCAAACTCTGAAATTTTATCTGCGTGTTGAAGCGTTAGGCCGATGTTATCTAGGCCATTCAGCAAGCAGTGACGACGGAACTCATCAATTTCAAACGAGTATTCTTTTCCATTGGCAGCGACTTTTAGTGCTTCAAGATCAACTGTAATTTCTGCGCCTTCGTTTGCTTCAACGAACTGGAAGATTTCATCAACTTCCTGCTCTGTAAGACGAACAGGAACCATCTGGTTATTGATCGAGTTACCGTAAAAAATGTCTGCAAAGCTTGGCGCGATCATCACTTGAATACCGTAATCGGCAAGCGCCCAAGGTGCATGTTCACGAGATGAACCACAACCAAAGTTTTCACGAGCTAGGAGAATTGAAGCGCCTTTATAACGTGGGGCGTTCATTACAAACTCAGGGTTTGGCTGTTGGCCTGCGTCATCAAGGAAGCGCCAATCGTGGAACAAGTGCTTACCAAATCCAATACGGTTCACTTTCTGTAGAAACTGCTTTGGAATGATCGCATCAGTATCGATGTTGGCCGTATCTAGAGGAACGACTAATCCGGTGTGTTGTTGAAAACCTGACATGTTAAATCCTCTAATTAAAGTTCACGAATATCGACAAAGTGACCAGCGATTGCCGCTGCGGCTGCCATTGCTGGGCTAACTAGGTGCGTACGACCATCACGGCCTTGGCGACCTTCAAAGTTACGGTTTGATGTAGAAGCACAGCGCTCTTGTGGACCTAAACGGTCATTGTTCATAGCAAGACACATAGAGCAACCCGGTAGGCGCCATTCAAAACCTGCTTCGATAAAGATCTTATCTAGGCCTTCAGCTTCAGCTTGCGCTTTTACTTGCTCAGAGCCTGGAACGATCAATGCTTGAACATGTTCCGCTACTTGGCGGCCTTTCGCTACTGCTGCTGCTGCGCGCATGTCTTCGATACGAGAGTTAGTACAAGAACCAACAAACACTTTATCGACGTTGTAATCAGATAAAGATTTACCCGCTTCAAGTCCCATGTAAGCTAGCGCTTTTTCAGCCGATGCTTTTTCAACAGGGTCTGCGAAGCTTTCTGGCGCAGGGATTGGTGTGTCTACTGAGATCACCTGACCTGGGTTAGTACCCCAAGTGACTTGTGGTTTGATGTCAGCCGCTTCTAGCGTTACAACAGCATCGAACTCTGCATCAGCATCGGTTTTCAATGTGTTCCAGTATTCAATTGCCGCTTCTAAGTCTTCGCCTTGTGGAGAGAACTTACGACCTTTGATGTATTCGTATGTTGTTGCATCTGGAGCAATTAGACCCGCTTTAGCACCAAGCTCGATCGCCATGTTACATACCGTCATACGACCTTCCATTGTAAGGTCGGTAATCGCCTCACCACAGAATTCAACCACGTAGCCTGTACCGCCAGCCGCCGTTGTCTTGCCGATGATCGCCAGTACGATATCTTTTGCTGTAATACCTTCCGCTACTTGACCTTTGACTTCAATCTTCATGGTTTTAGCGCGAGCTTGTTTTAGTGTTTGCGTTGCTAGAACGTGCTCAACTTCTGAAGTACCGATACCGAATGCCAATGAACCAAATGCACCGTGTGTAGCCGTGTGTGAGTCACCACATACGATGGTCATGCCCGGTAGCGTAATACCTAGCTCAGGGCCCATTACGTGCACAATACCTTGGTATTTGTGGTTTAAGTCGTAAAGCGTGACACCAAACTCTTCACAGTTCTTCGATAGCGTTTCCATTTGGATACGAGCCATCTCGCCAGAAGCGTTGATGTCTTTAGTTTGTGTCGATACGTTGTGGTCCATGGTCGCAAAAGTTTTACCTACTTGGCGAACTTTACGGCCTTTTTCACGCAGGCCATCAAAGGCTTGTGGCGACGTTACTTCGTGGACTAAGTGGCGATCGATATAAAGAATAGGCGTTTCGCCCTTCGCTGCAACCGCAACGTGAGCGTCATAAACTTTTTCGTATAAGGTTTTTGCTTGCTGGTTTGTCGACATAGCTTTTCTTCCTTGGGAGCATCAGTCCCAGTGTTTGTTTCTAGCCAAGTCATGCTATTTAAGCTGACTTGGCTTGATATTATTCTTATGTACTTGCTTCTAATCTAAGCATCTAGCTTATGAAGCTAAGATGTACTCAGCGATCTTGTCACCCATTTCAGAGGTAGTCAGCGCTTGATTTTTGCCTGCAAGGTCAGCGGTTAGCTCGCCTGCAGAAAGTGCTTTAGATACCGCTGTTTCGATATCTTGAGCTGCGGCTTCTTCGCCTAGGCTGTAACGAAGCATTAGCGCTGCAGAAAGAATTTGCGCGACTGGGTTCGCGATGTTCTTGCCTGCAATATCTGGAGCGCTGCCACCTGCAGGTTCGTATAGGCCGAAGTTACTTTCGTTCAAGCTTGCAGAAGGAAGCATACCCATAGAACCCGTGATCATTGCGCACTCATCAGAGATGATGTCACCGAAGATGTTTGAACATAGCATTACGTCAAACTGAGATGGATCTTTGATTAACTGCATGGTCGCGTTGTCGATGTACATGTGGTTTAGCGTGACATCTGGGTAGTCTTTCGAGATTTCTTCAACCACTTCACGCCATAAGATAGAGCTCTGAAGAACGTTCGCTTTATCTATTGAGTACACGTTTTTGTTACGTAGACGAGCAGATTCAAAAGCAATCTTCGCAATACGTTCGATTTCGTAACGGTGGTAAACCTCAGTATCAAACGCTTTTTCAGTTGCGCCTTCGCCTTCACGGCCTTTAGGTTGGCCGAAGTAGATGCCGCCAGTTAATTCACGAACAACAACGATGTCGAAACCATTACCTGAAATGTCAGCACGCAAAGGAGAGAAAGACTCTAAACCTTTGTGGATTTGTGCAGGACGTAGGTTACAGAACAGTTGGAAGTGCTTACGCAGAGGAAGTAGGGCACCACGTTCTGGTTGATCGTTTGGTGGAAGGTGTTCCCACTTAGGACCGCCAACCGAGCCGAAAAGTACCGCGTCAGATTCTTCACAACCTGTTACTGTCGCTTCTGGAAGTGGACAGCCGTGGTTATCAATTGCGATACCACCAACATCATACTCTTCACGAGAAAAGCTAATCGCGTGCTTCTTTTCGATTGCGTCTAGCACTTTGTGTGCTTGCTGCATTACTTCTGGGCCAATGCCATCACCAGGTAGTACGGCAATCTTGTATGATTTATCAGTCATGTTAATCCTTTAATTCTTGTTACTGAGCTAGTTGGCTCGTTTTAAATTTTGTCCCTAAAGCCAACAACAGCGGCTCTAGGGCTCTGTTATTGGGTGCTTAAACTGTCGCGATTCTTTGCTGCTTCATTTCAGCGATGGTGTCTGCACGTTGAATGCTATTGATAACGTGCAATAGCGCTTGACCAGAAGCTTCAACGATATCCGTTGAAACGCCCGTACCGTGGTACTTACGGCCTTTATAGTTCGCAATAATATCGGCTTGACCTAAGCCATCTTCGCCTTCGCCTTTCGCGGTCAGGTCGAATTTATCCAATGCAATTTCGTAACCAGTTAAGCGGTAGATACATTGGTATAAAGCATCTACAGGGCCGTTACCGACAGCCGCTTCGCATTTCTCTTCATCACCACATTGCAGTTTGATGCTGGTGGTAGACATAACACTACCAGATTGTACGCTCAGGTAGTTAAGTTTATAGAAGTCATCTTCGTCGCGTAGGTTCGCGAAATGCATTAATGCTTCTAAGTCGTAATCGAATACTTGGCCTTTACGGTCAGCCAGCTTCAAGAAGTCTTCGTACAATGAATCTAGGTTGTATTCGTTGTCTTTGTAGCCCATCGCGTCCATGTGGCTCTTAACTGCCGCTCGGCCACTACGGCTTGTTAGGTTCAATGCCTTGTTCTTCAAGCCGATAGACTCAGGCGTCATGATCTCGTAAGTGTTCTTGTTCTTAAGCATGCCATCTTGGTGAATACCTGAAGAGTGGCTGAATGCGTTAGCACCGACGATTGCCTTGTTGTCTTGAATTGGCATGTGGCAAAGCTGGCTAACCAACTTACTGGTGCGGTGAATCTCTTTATGATCCAAGCCGGTGTGAACACCCAAAAGCTCTTGACGAGTTTTGATGATCATTGCGATTTCTTCTAAAGAACAGTTACCTGCACGTTCGCCAATACCATTGATTGTGCCTTCAATTTGACGAGCGCCCGCTTGCACAGCAGCAATTGAGTTTGCAACCGACATACCTAAGTCATCGTGACAGTGAACAGAGATGATCGCTTGGTCGATGTTGGGTACGCGATCGAATAGCGTTTTGATAATGCCACCAAACTCATTCGGTACTGTATAGCCAACGGTGTCTGGAATATTGATGGTTTTTGCGCCAGCGTTAATCGCGGCTTCAACCATACGACATAGGTTGTCGATAGGGGTACGACCGGCATCTTCACATGAGAACTCAACATCGTCAGTGTAGTTACGCGCGTGTTTGACGGCTTTCACTGCCATCTCGACAACATCGTCGTAGCTGCGGCGTAATTTGTCTTGTACGTGAACCGTCGATGTAGAGATGAAGGTATGAATACGGAACTGGTCAGCAACTTTAAGCGCTTCTGCAGCGGCGTCGATATCTTTCGCTACGGCACGAGAAAGTGCACAAATACGGCTGTCTTTGATGTGTTTAGCGATGGTTTGTACAGACTCAAAATCACCTGGCGAAGAGATAGGGAAGCCAGCTTCGATAACATCGACACCCAGTCTCTCAAGAGCATAAGCGATCTGTAACTTCTCTTTTACCGTAAGGCTTGCAGCCAATGCTTGCTCGCCGTCACGTAAGGTAGTATCAAAAATTATTACTTGATCGTTCATGGGTGCTTCCTTATATCGATAATGAATCGATTGCTATCCAAATTATTATTAAGAATGATGTTCTTTTAAAAGTGCCAGTTACAAAAAAACCCGCTCAGTGCGGGTTTTAATATTTGTGTAGTTCTTGACCCACAACTTACCCGCGCGATTGGTTCACGATAAGGAGAAGTTTCAGCAGTAGAGAAGAAGAAAAAATCATTACACAAATATCCGTAAATAAACTGTTAACACCATATTTACCGCAATTTATTCTGAGCGTCAAACAAGAAAATCCAATATCAGCGTACATTAGCAGTGTTTTGGTTTCGTTAGTGCTGTTTTTTGTTCTTTAATTGGCTAAATCGACTGATTGGTGGTTTTGTATTGGCGGGTTAGTTTATCGTTTGGTCGATGTGTAGGTTAAAACTTTGTAGTAAATCTTTTTGATGGAACGATTCACCAAAAAAATTACAAGCGTGACCCAGTTAATTAATCACTTGATTAAATAGTGAGTAATTAATCTTCTACTGTTACGCCTGTTTATCTCTATAATTAATCGGATGATTAATTATAGAGATGGATTTTGGCCATGACGGCACGAAAAGCGGGGCGACCTCAACAGAACTTAGATGTTCGACAGTTATTGATTGAGCATGCTCGCGATCTGTTTGTTGTTCAGCCATACGACAAGGTCTCGACACGTCTGATTGCTGATCGTGCGGGTGTGAACATTGCGATGATCCGTTATTACTTTGGCAGTAAGGCTGGGTTATTTGAGGCGATGCTACGTGAAACCCTACGACCG belongs to Vibrio splendidus and includes:
- the leuD gene encoding 3-isopropylmalate dehydratase small subunit, with the protein product MSGFQQHTGLVVPLDTANIDTDAIIPKQFLQKVNRIGFGKHLFHDWRFLDDAGQQPNPEFVMNAPRYKGASILLARENFGCGSSREHAPWALADYGIQVMIAPSFADIFYGNSINNQMVPVRLTEQEVDEIFQFVEANEGAEITVDLEALKVAANGKEYSFEIDEFRRHCLLNGLDNIGLTLQHADKISEFEAKIPSFLK
- the leuC gene encoding 3-isopropylmalate dehydratase large subunit; the encoded protein is MSTNQQAKTLYEKVYDAHVAVAAKGETPILYIDRHLVHEVTSPQAFDGLREKGRKVRQVGKTFATMDHNVSTQTKDINASGEMARIQMETLSKNCEEFGVTLYDLNHKYQGIVHVMGPELGITLPGMTIVCGDSHTATHGAFGSLAFGIGTSEVEHVLATQTLKQARAKTMKIEVKGQVAEGITAKDIVLAIIGKTTAAGGTGYVVEFCGEAITDLTMEGRMTVCNMAIELGAKAGLIAPDATTYEYIKGRKFSPQGEDLEAAIEYWNTLKTDADAEFDAVVTLEAADIKPQVTWGTNPGQVISVDTPIPAPESFADPVEKASAEKALAYMGLEAGKSLSDYNVDKVFVGSCTNSRIEDMRAAAAVAKGRQVAEHVQALIVPGSEQVKAQAEAEGLDKIFIEAGFEWRLPGCSMCLAMNNDRLGPQERCASTSNRNFEGRQGRDGRTHLVSPAMAAAAAIAGHFVDIREL
- the leuB gene encoding 3-isopropylmalate dehydrogenase, whose product is MTDKSYKIAVLPGDGIGPEVMQQAHKVLDAIEKKHAISFSREEYDVGGIAIDNHGCPLPEATVTGCEESDAVLFGSVGGPKWEHLPPNDQPERGALLPLRKHFQLFCNLRPAQIHKGLESFSPLRADISGNGFDIVVVRELTGGIYFGQPKGREGEGATEKAFDTEVYHRYEIERIAKIAFESARLRNKNVYSIDKANVLQSSILWREVVEEISKDYPDVTLNHMYIDNATMQLIKDPSQFDVMLCSNIFGDIISDECAMITGSMGMLPSASLNESNFGLYEPAGGSAPDIAGKNIANPVAQILSAALMLRYSLGEEAAAQDIETAVSKALSAGELTADLAGKNQALTTSEMGDKIAEYILAS
- the leuA gene encoding 2-isopropylmalate synthase translates to MNDQVIIFDTTLRDGEQALAASLTVKEKLQIAYALERLGVDVIEAGFPISSPGDFESVQTIAKHIKDSRICALSRAVAKDIDAAAEALKVADQFRIHTFISTSTVHVQDKLRRSYDDVVEMAVKAVKHARNYTDDVEFSCEDAGRTPIDNLCRMVEAAINAGAKTINIPDTVGYTVPNEFGGIIKTLFDRVPNIDQAIISVHCHDDLGMSVANSIAAVQAGARQIEGTINGIGERAGNCSLEEIAMIIKTRQELLGVHTGLDHKEIHRTSKLVSQLCHMPIQDNKAIVGANAFSHSSGIHQDGMLKNKNTYEIMTPESIGLKNKALNLTSRSGRAAVKSHMDAMGYKDNEYNLDSLYEDFLKLADRKGQVFDYDLEALMHFANLRDEDDFYKLNYLSVQSGSVMSTTSIKLQCGDEEKCEAAVGNGPVDALYQCIYRLTGYEIALDKFDLTAKGEGEDGLGQADIIANYKGRKYHGTGVSTDIVEASGQALLHVINSIQRADTIAEMKQQRIATV